In Bacillus sp. NP247, one DNA window encodes the following:
- a CDS encoding precorrin-2 dehydrogenase — MYNMYPLMLNLNKKVVVIIGGGKIAYRKASGLKDTGAFVTVISPEICEEMKELPYITWKQKTFSNDDIKDAHLIYAATNHHAVNMMVKQASHDFQWLNVVSDGTESSFHTPGVIRNDEYIVTISTSGKDPSFTKRMKQELTSFLPNLIKRLSRTHKL; from the coding sequence ATGTATAACATGTACCCTCTTATGCTTAATTTAAATAAAAAAGTGGTCGTTATCATTGGTGGAGGTAAAATTGCATATCGAAAAGCGTCTGGATTAAAAGATACAGGCGCTTTTGTCACCGTTATCAGCCCAGAGATTTGCGAGGAAATGAAGGAACTTCCTTATATTACTTGGAAGCAAAAAACTTTTAGTAATGATGATATTAAAGATGCTCACCTTATTTATGCCGCTACTAATCATCATGCTGTAAATATGATGGTCAAACAGGCCTCCCATGACTTCCAATGGCTTAACGTTGTAAGTGATGGCACAGAATCATCCTTTCACACACCTGGTGTCATCCGAAATGATGAATATATTGTAACGATTTCAACTTCAGGTAAAGATCCATCGTTTACAAAACGTATGAAACAAGAATTAACTTCTTTCCTTCCTAATCTTATAAAAAGACTTTCTCGTACTCACAAATTGTAG
- a CDS encoding molybdenum cofactor biosynthesis protein MoaE has protein sequence MTHAYYEVIDTPISIEEVTRKVIRRECGAVTTFIGTVREFTKGRRTLYLEYVAYKTMAEKQLEKIGTEVEEKWPGTYVAITHRIGTLQISDLAVVVAVATPHRKAAYEANEYIMERIKQVVPIWKKEFWEDGESWIGDQLEKIAYANGEPRKEMRI, from the coding sequence ATGACACATGCGTATTATGAAGTAATTGATACACCTATTTCAATTGAAGAAGTTACAAGGAAAGTAATTCGTCGTGAGTGTGGTGCTGTTACTACTTTTATTGGTACTGTCAGAGAATTTACGAAAGGACGTCGTACACTATATTTAGAGTATGTAGCTTATAAGACGATGGCGGAAAAACAACTTGAGAAGATTGGGACCGAAGTAGAAGAGAAGTGGCCTGGGACATATGTGGCAATTACACATCGTATTGGTACATTGCAAATTTCTGATCTTGCTGTTGTTGTCGCTGTTGCTACACCACATCGGAAAGCAGCTTATGAAGCGAATGAGTATATTATGGAACGCATAAAACAAGTTGTCCCGATTTGGAAGAAAGAGTTTTGGGAAGATGGTGAGTCATGGATAGGTGATCAGTTAGAGAAAATAGCATATGCAAATGGTGAGCCTAGAAAGGAGATGAGAATATGA
- a CDS encoding uroporphyrin-III C-methyltransferase, which produces MNGYVYLVGAGPGDEGLITKKAIECLKRADIVLYDRLLNPSFLSYTKPTCELIYCGKMPKNHTMRQEMINAHLLQFAKEGKIVVRLKGGDPSIFGRVGEEAETLAAANIPYEIVPGITSSIAASSYAGIPLTHRNYSNSVTLLTGHAKGPLTDHGKYNSSHNSDTIAYYMGIKNLPTICENLLQAGKKDDTPVAVIEWGTTGKQRVVTGTLSTIVPIVKNENISNPSMTIVGDVVTLRKQIAWKERKPLHGKKVLFSAATNKESAIKQMLQEYGAEIYQIPTFKKEEYTLTSEQINEIFSVDRLVFCSAESVEILMRSCSKYHKDIRSLQVELQHMNGTTQEKLMQYGLLSQQATFSSDTTVYLGRNINRIAFIQEKIGAGSYMMTHEYTIDYRFDEIHSRMLSEFSWDSIVFEGRASIDTFLAEIKRLGFIDILTLPFSYTDVPTLHYANKVGFHNVDHQLQETLMKKDMVRQ; this is translated from the coding sequence ATGAACGGATATGTATATTTAGTTGGTGCAGGACCAGGTGATGAAGGGCTTATTACAAAGAAAGCGATAGAATGCTTAAAGCGTGCAGATATTGTCTTATATGACCGCCTATTGAATCCTAGCTTTCTTAGCTATACTAAGCCAACTTGTGAACTTATTTATTGCGGGAAAATGCCAAAGAATCATACTATGCGACAAGAAATGATTAACGCCCACCTCCTTCAATTTGCGAAAGAAGGAAAAATCGTTGTTCGATTAAAGGGCGGTGATCCATCTATTTTTGGTCGTGTTGGTGAAGAAGCAGAAACTTTAGCAGCAGCGAACATTCCATATGAAATTGTACCAGGTATTACATCTAGCATCGCCGCTAGTAGTTATGCAGGTATCCCCCTCACCCATCGTAACTACAGTAATAGCGTCACTTTACTAACTGGGCATGCAAAAGGTCCTTTAACCGATCATGGAAAATATAATTCATCCCACAATAGCGACACAATCGCCTACTACATGGGTATAAAAAACTTACCTACAATTTGCGAAAACTTACTACAAGCAGGAAAAAAAGACGATACACCAGTAGCAGTCATTGAGTGGGGTACAACTGGAAAGCAGCGCGTTGTCACAGGGACACTTTCAACCATCGTTCCTATCGTCAAAAACGAAAATATTTCTAATCCTTCCATGACGATTGTTGGTGATGTCGTTACTTTGCGGAAGCAAATCGCTTGGAAAGAACGTAAACCATTGCACGGTAAAAAAGTATTATTTTCAGCTGCTACAAATAAAGAAAGTGCAATAAAACAAATGTTACAAGAATACGGTGCAGAAATATATCAAATTCCAACTTTCAAAAAGGAAGAATACACATTAACCTCTGAACAAATCAATGAGATTTTTAGCGTTGATCGTCTTGTATTTTGTTCAGCTGAAAGTGTAGAAATCTTGATGCGATCATGTAGTAAATATCATAAAGATATTCGTTCCTTACAGGTAGAACTGCAGCATATGAACGGTACCACTCAAGAAAAACTGATGCAATATGGACTATTAAGCCAACAAGCAACGTTCTCTTCCGATACAACTGTTTATTTAGGCCGAAATATTAATCGCATTGCTTTCATTCAAGAAAAAATTGGTGCTGGTTCTTATATGATGACTCATGAATATACAATTGATTACCGCTTCGATGAAATTCATTCCCGTATGCTTTCTGAATTCTCATGGGATAGCATTGTATTTGAAGGACGTGCTTCTATTGATACGTTTCTAGCAGAAATAAAACGCCTTGGCTTTATCGATATTCTTACTCTCCCATTCTCGTATACCGATGTTCCAACTTTACACTATGCAAATAAAGTCGGGTTTCATAACGTAGATCATCAATTACAAGAAACTCTTATGAAGAAGGACATGGTAAGACAATGA
- the moaD gene encoding molybdopterin converting factor subunit 1 — MIEVLLFAHLQEEVSKPALYIDCENVTVAELKKVLIKKYSVAISNEIMVAVNEKYANEDDIIETGDVVAMIPPVSGG; from the coding sequence ATGATTGAAGTATTATTATTTGCACATTTGCAAGAAGAAGTAAGCAAACCAGCCTTGTACATAGATTGTGAAAATGTTACGGTTGCTGAACTAAAAAAAGTTCTCATTAAGAAATACAGCGTAGCGATTTCAAATGAGATAATGGTTGCCGTAAATGAAAAGTATGCAAATGAGGATGACATTATTGAAACTGGCGATGTAGTAGCAATGATTCCGCCAGTAAGTGGTGGTTGA
- the narK gene encoding nitrate transporter NarK, with protein sequence MKSPNFQLSLQTSNLVIGFMVWVILSSLMPYIKADIPLTAGQISMVTAVPVILGSILRIPIGYWTNRYGARKLFFISFILLLFPVFYISVANSMMDLIIGGLFVGIGGAVFSVGVTSLPKYFPKESHGFVNGIYGVGNAGTAITSFLAPVIATSFGWRTTVQCYLVLLAAFALMNFLLGDRKEKKVNTPLMEQIKGVYKNEKLWFLCIFYFLTFGSFVAFTVYLPNFLVSHFGLEKVDAGMRTAGFIVLATMMRPIGGWLGDKFNPFKILIFVFIGLTLSGIVLSFMPSMNVYTFGCLLVAFCAGIGNGTIFKLVPMYFSEQAGIVNGVVSALGGLGGFFPPLILTLLFQLTGHYAIGFMALSEVALACLIITVWMYSQEKMLVMLKNN encoded by the coding sequence ATGAAGAGTCCTAATTTTCAATTAAGTTTACAAACTTCTAATCTAGTTATCGGTTTTATGGTATGGGTTATCTTATCATCATTAATGCCATATATTAAAGCGGATATTCCATTAACTGCGGGACAAATTTCTATGGTTACAGCAGTACCGGTTATTTTAGGTTCTATTCTTCGCATTCCAATTGGTTATTGGACGAATCGTTACGGAGCAAGAAAATTGTTCTTTATTAGTTTTATACTTTTATTATTCCCTGTCTTTTACATTAGTGTTGCCAATTCTATGATGGATCTAATTATTGGTGGCTTATTTGTAGGGATTGGTGGGGCTGTATTCTCTGTAGGGGTAACTTCTTTACCGAAATACTTCCCGAAAGAGAGTCACGGTTTTGTAAATGGTATTTATGGTGTAGGTAACGCCGGAACAGCAATTACTTCATTTTTAGCACCTGTCATTGCAACTTCATTTGGCTGGAGAACGACAGTACAGTGTTATTTAGTTTTACTTGCAGCATTTGCACTTATGAACTTTTTATTAGGCGATCGTAAGGAAAAAAAGGTGAATACACCATTAATGGAACAAATAAAAGGTGTATATAAAAATGAAAAACTATGGTTTCTATGTATCTTTTACTTTTTAACATTTGGATCATTTGTTGCATTTACAGTATATTTACCAAACTTTTTAGTATCTCACTTCGGATTAGAGAAAGTAGATGCAGGCATGCGGACAGCTGGATTCATCGTATTAGCAACAATGATGCGCCCAATTGGTGGCTGGCTCGGGGATAAGTTTAATCCATTTAAAATATTAATCTTCGTATTTATCGGCTTAACACTATCTGGTATTGTTTTATCATTTATGCCTAGTATGAACGTGTATACATTTGGTTGCTTACTAGTCGCATTCTGTGCAGGTATTGGAAATGGAACAATCTTTAAGCTTGTTCCAATGTACTTCTCTGAGCAAGCAGGGATTGTAAATGGGGTTGTGTCAGCTTTGGGTGGACTAGGAGGGTTCTTCCCGCCATTAATTTTAACATTACTATTCCAACTGACAGGTCATTATGCAATTGGATTTATGGCGTTATCAGAAGTCGCTCTTGCTTGTTTAATCATTACAGTATGGATGTATAGTCAAGAGAAGATGTTAGTGATGTTAAAGAATAATTAA
- a CDS encoding STAS/SEC14 domain-containing protein, with protein sequence MRLLCIIVTKGDDSKLSKPNISTTVSGDIIVTHLIGQIKTDDVYEWFNGFEQVCQQFISEDRKYKLLVDRKGYTPNHFSVQKVWKDKFFNETILNHSKAIAFLLEEGEILNYLQQSNTKEAVKFFDDYEQALIWLNEYPI encoded by the coding sequence ATGAGATTGCTATGCATAATTGTAACTAAGGGAGATGATTCTAAGTTGAGTAAACCGAATATCAGCACAACAGTTTCAGGAGATATAATTGTTACCCATCTAATTGGCCAGATTAAAACAGATGATGTGTATGAATGGTTTAATGGCTTTGAGCAGGTTTGTCAGCAATTTATTTCCGAGGATCGGAAATACAAATTGTTGGTGGATAGAAAAGGGTACACGCCGAATCATTTTTCTGTTCAAAAAGTATGGAAAGATAAGTTCTTCAATGAAACTATTTTGAATCATAGTAAGGCAATTGCATTTCTCCTTGAAGAAGGGGAGATACTGAATTATTTACAACAATCCAATACGAAAGAAGCTGTGAAATTTTTTGATGATTATGAACAAGCGCTAATTTGGTTGAATGAATATCCAATATAA
- a CDS encoding sirohydrochlorin chelatase: MKGIVYVGHGSRLQEGNEQFIHFIQSVMKERNERIQKIAFLELTTPTISDAVTETILEGATEIMIVPVLLFAAAHYKRDIPFEIEQMQMKYPNITFSVAPPFSTHPHMVELVVKRIREAMPMQGSSVLLVGRGSSDPQPIYELQQIGAAVEQKLGMSVSCSFLTKGTPSFTAELKNITSTASHVYVMPYLLFTGLLLQKIKLHTKKYDHVTTCNCLQFDTYMKLTLLERMEECVYV; the protein is encoded by the coding sequence ATGAAAGGAATCGTATATGTTGGACATGGGAGCCGACTACAAGAAGGTAATGAGCAATTCATTCACTTTATTCAATCTGTTATGAAAGAACGTAACGAACGGATTCAAAAAATTGCTTTTCTTGAACTAACAACACCTACCATTTCAGATGCTGTTACAGAAACAATACTAGAAGGAGCAACTGAAATAATGATTGTACCTGTTTTATTATTTGCGGCAGCTCACTATAAACGTGATATCCCTTTTGAGATAGAGCAAATGCAAATGAAATATCCAAACATAACATTTTCAGTTGCGCCACCTTTTAGTACGCACCCACATATGGTGGAACTTGTAGTAAAAAGAATACGTGAAGCTATGCCAATGCAAGGTAGTAGCGTTTTACTCGTAGGACGAGGTAGTAGTGATCCACAGCCTATTTATGAGTTACAACAAATCGGAGCAGCTGTCGAACAAAAACTCGGTATGTCAGTATCGTGCTCCTTTTTAACGAAAGGAACGCCCTCTTTTACTGCTGAGCTCAAAAATATAACATCGACTGCGTCCCATGTATATGTCATGCCGTACCTTCTCTTTACCGGATTGTTGCTTCAAAAAATTAAATTGCATACAAAAAAATATGATCACGTTACGACTTGTAACTGCCTTCAGTTTGATACATATATGAAGTTAACATTGTTAGAACGAATGGAGGAATGTGTGTATGTATAA
- the ric gene encoding iron-sulfur cluster repair di-iron protein yields MKHTFTETSIIGEIVTQFPKASDLFKSYRIDFCCGGNRPLINAINERNLSATEVITELNTLYNNTKLLNESEIDWKNASYRELIDYVVNKHHRYLNEELPQLSPYVTKVLRVHGASQPHLAQIHKLFHELKIELEQHLIKEETEDFPLILAFEQNPTDENYAKLRIVVDKLESEHDHAGNIIKELRKVTNDFTPPEGACGTYRLVYQRLEALESDLFEHIHLENNILFPRAITKA; encoded by the coding sequence ATGAAACATACATTTACTGAAACTTCAATTATTGGTGAGATTGTAACACAATTTCCGAAAGCTAGTGATCTTTTTAAATCATATAGAATAGACTTTTGTTGTGGTGGTAATAGACCACTTATTAATGCAATTAATGAAAGAAATTTATCGGCAACAGAGGTAATCACAGAGTTAAATACGCTTTATAATAATACGAAACTATTAAACGAATCGGAAATTGATTGGAAAAATGCTTCTTATCGCGAATTGATTGATTATGTTGTAAATAAGCATCATCGCTATTTAAATGAAGAATTGCCACAGTTAAGTCCATATGTGACGAAAGTATTACGCGTTCATGGGGCAAGTCAGCCTCATTTAGCTCAAATTCATAAGCTATTTCATGAACTTAAGATTGAATTAGAACAACATTTAATTAAAGAAGAAACGGAAGATTTCCCATTAATTTTAGCATTTGAACAAAATCCGACTGATGAAAATTATGCAAAATTACGTATAGTAGTAGACAAATTAGAAAGTGAGCATGACCACGCTGGCAATATAATTAAAGAACTTCGTAAGGTGACAAATGACTTTACTCCACCAGAAGGAGCTTGCGGCACTTATCGCCTTGTTTACCAGCGTCTTGAAGCTCTTGAATCTGACTTGTTTGAACATATTCATTTAGAAAATAACATTTTATTTCCCCGTGCAATTACAAAAGCATAA
- the glp gene encoding gephyrin-like molybdotransferase Glp, which yields MLEKRKPIPVAEAVARVMEYAHQGEIEKVSLIDSYGRTLGEDVIADHDVPHFDRSPYDGFAIRAEDTKEASSSNPIQFEVIGEIGAGFVFTEEVKTFQAVRIMTGAAIPEGCNAVVMLELTEGFEENEKTYMTLKRSFAAGDNLSFKGEDVKQNAILVKKGTSINPGVAALLSTFGYSSVHVVRQPVIGIVTTGSELLEVHEQLKEGKIRNSNSYMIAAQIERAGGVVQYYGQFADDFETCYNTVKKVIKEVDILITTGGVSVGDYDYLPAIYEKLQANVLFNKIAMRPGSVTTVAELEGKLLFGLSGNPSACYVGCELYVRPVIRTYLHRKDPHIYRAEAILEKDFPKANPFTRFVRGRVEIVDGQLKVTPVGLDKSSAISSLAEANAFIVLPGGTRGFEVGITVSVLLLESRLGSEWPWEEPLRSYK from the coding sequence ATGCTAGAAAAACGTAAACCAATTCCAGTAGCAGAAGCAGTTGCACGCGTAATGGAGTATGCTCATCAAGGTGAAATAGAAAAGGTTTCTCTTATAGACAGTTACGGTAGAACGCTTGGAGAAGATGTTATTGCAGATCATGATGTCCCGCATTTCGATCGCTCTCCGTACGACGGGTTTGCGATTCGAGCGGAAGATACAAAAGAAGCAAGTAGCAGTAACCCTATTCAGTTTGAAGTGATTGGTGAAATTGGAGCAGGTTTTGTTTTTACAGAAGAAGTGAAAACATTTCAAGCTGTCCGTATTATGACAGGAGCCGCAATTCCAGAGGGGTGTAATGCTGTTGTTATGTTAGAGCTAACGGAAGGATTTGAAGAAAACGAAAAGACGTATATGACATTAAAACGCTCTTTCGCTGCTGGTGATAACCTTTCTTTTAAAGGAGAAGATGTAAAACAAAATGCCATACTTGTGAAAAAAGGGACTTCTATAAACCCTGGAGTAGCGGCGCTTCTTTCTACGTTTGGTTATAGTTCCGTACATGTTGTAAGGCAGCCGGTTATTGGAATTGTAACGACAGGAAGTGAACTGCTGGAAGTACATGAACAACTGAAAGAAGGGAAGATTCGAAATAGTAACTCCTATATGATAGCTGCTCAAATTGAACGAGCAGGCGGAGTGGTACAGTATTACGGACAATTCGCTGACGATTTTGAGACGTGTTATAACACTGTGAAGAAAGTGATAAAGGAAGTCGATATTTTAATTACAACTGGTGGCGTTTCAGTAGGAGACTATGACTATTTACCTGCTATTTATGAGAAATTACAAGCTAATGTACTTTTCAATAAAATAGCAATGCGACCAGGAAGCGTGACTACTGTAGCTGAGCTAGAAGGAAAACTATTATTCGGTCTATCTGGTAATCCTTCTGCTTGTTATGTCGGTTGTGAATTATATGTTAGACCGGTTATTCGAACATATTTGCATAGAAAAGATCCGCATATATATCGTGCGGAAGCGATTTTAGAGAAAGATTTTCCGAAAGCAAACCCATTTACTCGTTTTGTAAGAGGGAGAGTGGAAATTGTAGATGGCCAATTGAAAGTTACACCAGTTGGTTTAGATAAATCTAGTGCCATTTCTTCACTTGCAGAGGCGAATGCATTTATCGTCCTGCCGGGAGGAACGAGAGGATTTGAAGTAGGAATAACTGTTTCGGTGCTGTTATTAGAATCGAGATTAGGAAGCGAGTGGCCATGGGAAGAACCACTTCGATCATACAAGTAA
- a CDS encoding PspC domain-containing protein, with translation MKKLYKSTQDKQVSGVLGGLSDKYGIDVSILRIVTALSAFFTSGLTVLIYIIAAIVLPTDKEIK, from the coding sequence ATGAAAAAATTATATAAGTCTACTCAAGATAAACAAGTATCAGGTGTATTAGGTGGCTTAAGCGATAAGTATGGAATTGATGTTAGTATCCTTCGAATAGTAACTGCATTATCAGCCTTTTTTACTAGCGGATTAACAGTGTTAATTTATATAATAGCTGCAATTGTTTTGCCTACGGATAAAGAAATTAAGTGA
- the nirB gene encoding NADPH-nitrite reductase large subunit, protein MKKRLVMIGNGMAGIRCMEEILKHDSDLYNITIFGDEPHPNYNRIMLSHVLQGKTNIQDIIMNEYSWYEENEITLYTNERVQSIDREEKIIVTEKNRTLTYDKLIIATGSSAFILPVEGSTLPGVTGFRTIEDTQFMINTAKDKKKAVVIGGGLLGLEAARGLIDLGTDVHIVHLMPSLMEQQLDAKAASLLREDLEAQGMKFLMEKRTVKILGTDHVEGIQFEDGEIVNCDLIVMAVGIRPNTQIAKDASLIVNRGIVVNDYMQTNDASIYAVGECAEHDGIAYGLVAPLYEQGAILAKHITNLQTDGYAGSIVGTQLKVAGCDLFSAGQIYEDDQTKAISIFDECKRSYKKVLIRDNKVVGIVLYGDTADGTRLFSMLKKEEDIQEYTATSLLHKVGEESELDVATMSADDTICGCNGVTKGTIVHAILEQELTTFEEVKGCTKAAGSCGKCRPLVEQVLAHTLGDAFDASAQSAGMCGCTTLSRDEVVAAIHEKGLKSSKEVRNVLGFAHEDGCSKCRPALNYYLRMAIPEEYADDKSSRYVNERMNGNIQHDGTFSVIPRMYGGVTTADDLMKIAEVAKKYDVPLVKITGASRIGLYGVKKQDLPNVWADLNMTSGYAYSKSLRNVKSCVGSRFCRFGTKDSLGLGMLLEQSLEMVDTPHKMKMGVTGCPRNCAEVLTKDFGVVCVENGFQLYIGGNGGTEVREADFVMIVPTEDDVLRIATAYMQYYRETGIYGERTAYWTERLGFDHIKEILQDTSMVTVLNERFQTARSTYTEAWGQALESKSLKAMYEVETVK, encoded by the coding sequence ATGAAAAAACGTTTAGTTATGATCGGGAATGGTATGGCTGGCATACGCTGTATGGAAGAAATATTAAAACATGATAGTGATTTATATAATATTACTATTTTTGGAGATGAACCACATCCAAACTACAATCGCATTATGCTCTCTCATGTTCTGCAGGGAAAAACAAATATACAAGATATCATTATGAACGAATATAGTTGGTACGAAGAAAATGAAATAACTTTATATACAAACGAGAGAGTTCAAAGTATTGACCGAGAAGAAAAAATCATTGTTACAGAAAAGAATCGTACTCTTACATACGACAAACTCATTATCGCAACAGGTTCTAGCGCTTTTATTTTGCCTGTTGAAGGTTCCACCCTTCCTGGTGTGACTGGATTTCGAACAATTGAAGATACACAATTTATGATTAATACTGCTAAAGATAAGAAAAAGGCCGTTGTCATTGGTGGTGGATTACTTGGTTTAGAAGCCGCAAGAGGTCTTATTGACTTAGGAACGGACGTACATATTGTTCATTTAATGCCGAGCTTAATGGAGCAACAATTAGATGCCAAAGCTGCTTCTCTATTGCGTGAAGATTTAGAAGCGCAAGGCATGAAATTTCTCATGGAAAAGAGAACTGTAAAGATTCTTGGTACAGATCATGTTGAGGGTATCCAATTTGAAGATGGTGAAATTGTAAATTGTGATTTAATCGTAATGGCTGTCGGAATACGTCCGAATACTCAAATAGCAAAAGATGCTAGTTTAATTGTAAATCGCGGCATTGTAGTTAACGACTATATGCAAACAAATGATGCATCCATTTATGCCGTTGGAGAATGTGCGGAACATGACGGTATCGCATATGGACTTGTTGCCCCTCTTTATGAACAAGGCGCAATATTAGCAAAACATATAACGAATTTACAAACGGATGGATATGCAGGCAGCATCGTCGGTACGCAATTAAAAGTTGCAGGTTGTGATTTATTCTCTGCTGGTCAAATTTATGAAGATGATCAAACGAAAGCAATATCAATCTTTGATGAATGTAAACGTTCCTATAAAAAAGTATTAATTCGTGACAATAAAGTCGTCGGTATCGTTTTATATGGTGATACTGCTGATGGTACACGCCTCTTTAGCATGTTAAAGAAAGAAGAAGATATACAAGAATATACAGCCACTTCCCTTCTTCACAAAGTTGGTGAAGAAAGTGAACTTGACGTTGCTACAATGAGTGCGGATGACACGATTTGTGGATGTAATGGTGTTACGAAAGGTACAATTGTTCATGCCATTTTAGAGCAAGAGTTAACTACTTTTGAAGAAGTTAAAGGATGCACGAAAGCCGCAGGGTCTTGTGGTAAATGTCGTCCGCTTGTGGAACAAGTTCTAGCTCATACACTCGGAGATGCTTTTGATGCTTCTGCTCAGTCTGCTGGTATGTGCGGATGTACAACTTTATCACGTGATGAAGTCGTAGCGGCAATTCATGAGAAAGGTTTAAAATCGTCAAAAGAAGTACGAAATGTACTCGGCTTTGCACATGAAGACGGATGTTCGAAATGTCGTCCTGCTTTAAATTACTATTTACGTATGGCGATTCCAGAAGAATATGCAGATGATAAATCATCCCGTTACGTTAATGAAAGAATGAATGGTAACATCCAGCATGATGGTACATTTTCTGTTATTCCACGTATGTACGGAGGCGTTACAACCGCAGATGATTTAATGAAAATTGCTGAAGTTGCGAAAAAGTATGATGTTCCTCTTGTGAAAATTACAGGCGCAAGTCGAATCGGTTTATATGGTGTTAAGAAACAAGATTTGCCTAACGTATGGGCTGACTTAAATATGACTTCTGGATATGCGTATTCAAAATCACTTCGTAATGTAAAATCGTGTGTTGGTTCTCGTTTCTGTCGTTTCGGTACGAAAGATTCATTAGGACTTGGTATGCTACTTGAACAATCATTAGAAATGGTAGATACACCTCATAAAATGAAAATGGGTGTAACCGGTTGTCCACGTAACTGTGCGGAAGTACTTACGAAAGATTTCGGTGTTGTGTGTGTTGAAAATGGATTCCAACTTTATATCGGCGGAAATGGTGGTACAGAAGTACGTGAAGCTGATTTTGTAATGATCGTCCCCACTGAAGACGATGTCCTTCGCATCGCTACAGCTTACATGCAATATTATCGTGAAACTGGTATTTATGGGGAGCGCACTGCCTACTGGACAGAACGATTAGGCTTCGATCACATAAAAGAAATACTACAAGATACAAGTATGGTCACTGTGTTAAATGAGCGTTTCCAAACCGCTCGGAGCACATATACAGAAGCATGGGGACAAGCTCTAGAATCGAAGTCATTAAAAGCAATGTATGAAGTAGAAACTGTAAAATAA
- the nirD gene encoding nitrite reductase small subunit NirD, producing the protein MLQTKEKIKIMRAGDLPIQIGKEVQMKGMSIALFRLSNGDIRAVENRCPHKNGPLAEGIVSGEFVFCPLHDWKISLITGEVQKPDDGCIQTYEVEVIDGDIYINM; encoded by the coding sequence ATGTTACAAACGAAAGAAAAAATAAAAATTATGCGTGCAGGAGACCTTCCTATTCAAATCGGTAAAGAGGTGCAAATGAAAGGTATGTCTATCGCCCTATTCCGCCTTTCAAATGGCGATATTCGAGCTGTAGAAAATCGTTGTCCTCATAAAAACGGACCGTTAGCAGAAGGAATCGTATCTGGAGAATTCGTCTTTTGTCCACTGCATGATTGGAAAATTTCATTAATAACAGGTGAAGTTCAAAAGCCTGATGACGGTTGTATCCAAACTTACGAAGTAGAAGTTATTGATGGTGACATTTATATAAACATGTAA